The Methanobrevibacter olleyae genome has a segment encoding these proteins:
- a CDS encoding serine protein kinase RIO, with the protein MEENPRVAKADLEVQKLISQKRIKDSDDRKVSSEIFDKSTLQVLYKLANHGYLDLLNGAISTGKEANVLKGIKDDGSIVAVKIYRIATSDFKKMQYYIAGDPRFNVRSSNKRQLINNWVNKEFRNLTRLKDAGVNVPEVITSLNNVLIIEFIGDDDGNPAPTVKNLPPKNPNDFYEKLVNQMDRFINKANLIHGDLSSYNILNFDEEPVIIDVSQSVVRDHIIANELLERDIKNISLEFSKMGVDTSIEDLTIRLIKD; encoded by the coding sequence ATGGAAGAAAATCCAAGAGTAGCTAAAGCTGATTTAGAAGTTCAAAAGTTAATTTCACAAAAAAGAATCAAGGATTCAGATGATAGAAAAGTCTCTAGTGAAATCTTTGATAAATCAACATTACAAGTACTTTATAAATTAGCTAATCACGGTTATTTAGATCTTTTAAATGGTGCTATTAGCACGGGTAAGGAAGCTAATGTTTTAAAGGGAATTAAAGATGATGGTTCTATTGTTGCTGTAAAGATTTATAGGATAGCTACTTCAGATTTTAAGAAAATGCAATACTATATTGCTGGAGACCCTCGTTTTAATGTCAGATCTAGTAATAAAAGACAATTAATCAATAATTGGGTTAATAAAGAGTTTCGTAATTTAACAAGACTTAAAGATGCAGGAGTAAATGTTCCAGAAGTTATAACTAGCTTAAATAATGTTTTAATAATTGAATTTATTGGTGATGACGATGGAAATCCTGCACCAACTGTTAAAAATCTTCCACCCAAAAACCCTAATGACTTTTATGAAAAATTAGTAAACCAGATGGACAGATTCATAAATAAGGCTAATTTGATTCATGGTGACTTGTCAAGTTATAATATTCTTAATTTTGATGAAGAGCCTGTGATTATTGATGTTTCTCAATCTGTTGTAAGGGATCATATAATCGCAAATGAATTACTTGAGAGAGATATAAAAAATATTAGTTTGGAATTTTCTAAAATGGGTGTTGATACTTCAATTGAAGATTTAACTATCCGTTTAATTAAAGACTAA